The Hymenobacter sp. GOD-10R genome includes a window with the following:
- a CDS encoding DUF4468 domain-containing protein, with product MKTLLTIALFLLTLRTTQAQTLAGLPVDSTTKKITYIGVVPVANATKEELYARAQEWVAKSFKDLTPVSNQVANLIVVKPQIRSSWGITTKIEDVVGFALTITVKDGRYRYELTNVVCEVPATAINGRINPAQTVSYEDIFTNRAGYDKRGQPQPFLLDRMTSVNSSLRQVIFSLQQAEKSTTKDW from the coding sequence ATGAAAACCTTACTAACTATCGCCCTATTCTTACTTACCCTTCGTACTACCCAAGCCCAAACCCTAGCAGGCTTGCCCGTCGATTCGACTACCAAGAAAATAACCTACATAGGCGTTGTGCCTGTGGCAAATGCAACAAAGGAGGAATTATACGCGCGCGCTCAGGAATGGGTAGCGAAGAGCTTCAAGGACCTTACACCTGTTAGCAACCAAGTAGCAAATCTGATTGTCGTAAAACCACAAATAAGATCCTCTTGGGGGATTACTACCAAGATCGAAGATGTTGTCGGCTTCGCACTAACCATCACAGTTAAAGATGGGCGTTACCGTTACGAATTAACTAATGTCGTGTGTGAAGTACCTGCCACTGCTATTAACGGCAGAATCAATCCGGCGCAAACGGTTAGCTACGAAGATATATTCACAAATAGGGCAGGCTACGATAAGAGAGGGCAGCCACAGCCGTTTTTGCTAGACCGCATGACTAGCGTAAACTCGAGCCTTAGACAAGTAATCTTCTCTCTTCAGCAAGCTGAAAAGTCTACTACCAAAGACTGGTAG
- a CDS encoding terminase small subunit gives MRVRVLLSKRILAFDSENKTKAALLAGYATSGAGQEAHRLLRIANVRAAVDERMGAFGMSAEKVVQRMSEAASILLN, from the coding sequence GTGCGCGTGCGCGTACTGTTGTCGAAAAGGATACTTGCCTTCGATTCAGAAAATAAGACAAAAGCGGCATTGCTCGCTGGTTATGCCACCTCAGGAGCGGGCCAAGAAGCGCACCGATTGCTAAGAATTGCTAATGTTCGGGCCGCTGTTGACGAGCGAATGGGCGCCTTCGGCATGAGCGCGGAAAAGGTGGTGCAGCGCATGAGCGAGGCAGCTAGTATCCTTCTAAATTAG